From a region of the Hymenobacter jejuensis genome:
- a CDS encoding dihydroorotate dehydrogenase, protein MQLGSLTLKNPVCVASCPWHLDGSGYEQLGAIFTRTVTMEPKPGRYEEGIWQVADQTLLNATNMRTENAEILVSEYLPNLLRYGVPVLVSITAPGIPGFRKIARFLKREVGHLIAGVEVYIAAFDSAKGADITPRFVREATEAVRNELGEDAAVVVKLPPWPEHIRGLALGAQEGGASALAATNIMKGLHLPDDATAGPVIGGLSGEALRPVALRCVYELAHDERITLPIFGTGGVFAASHVIDYLRVGASAVQIASGEWLEPGVSARLAAECANFQPETTLWRN, encoded by the coding sequence ATGCAACTCGGCTCACTCACTCTTAAAAACCCCGTCTGTGTGGCGTCGTGCCCGTGGCACCTTGATGGGTCCGGCTATGAGCAGCTGGGTGCCATATTTACCCGTACCGTTACGATGGAGCCCAAACCGGGCCGTTACGAAGAAGGCATCTGGCAGGTCGCGGATCAGACCTTGCTGAATGCCACCAACATGCGCACCGAGAACGCCGAAATTTTGGTCAGTGAGTACCTGCCCAATCTGCTGCGCTACGGCGTGCCGGTACTGGTGAGCATCACGGCGCCGGGCATTCCGGGCTTTCGCAAAATTGCCCGTTTCCTCAAGCGAGAAGTGGGCCACCTGATAGCGGGCGTGGAAGTCTACATCGCCGCGTTCGATTCGGCCAAGGGCGCCGACATCACGCCGCGCTTCGTGCGCGAAGCCACCGAGGCTGTGCGCAACGAGCTGGGCGAAGACGCGGCTGTGGTGGTGAAACTACCGCCGTGGCCCGAGCACATTCGCGGTCTGGCTTTGGGCGCCCAGGAAGGCGGTGCTTCGGCATTGGCCGCCACCAACATCATGAAAGGCTTGCACCTGCCCGACGACGCCACAGCCGGCCCCGTAATCGGAGGGTTGTCGGGCGAAGCGTTGCGGCCGGTGGCGCTACGTTGCGTGTACGAACTAGCGCATGATGAACGCATTACTTTGCCTATCTTCGGGACGGGCGGCGTATTTGCGGCGAGTCATGTGATTGATTACTTGAGGGTTGGCGCCAGTGCCGTGCAAATTGCCAGCGGCGAATGGCTGGAACCCGGTGTATCTGCGCGGCTGGCCGCCGAGTGTGCAAACTTCCAACCCGAAACCACCTTATGGAGAAACTAA
- the pyrF gene encoding orotidine-5'-phosphate decarboxylase: MEKLTQRVSKSHSLLCIGLDPTGNDQSVAARLREVVAQTAEYAAAYKPNLAFFLSREGGVELLRQTVASVPDGIPVILDGKFGDIANTAEHYARFAYDVIGADGVTVNPYMGDDAIVPFARPGKMVFVLAKTSNKPAHSLQDVALTRGGYLSDLAAGVCRKLDEEHHNIGLVVGATHADAMARMREISPEQWFLVPGIGAQGGDLQATLRAGLRADGAGLLINASRSIWQAADAGAAARDLFQQINEQRSVLA, translated from the coding sequence ATGGAGAAACTAACCCAACGCGTCAGCAAGTCGCACTCGCTGCTGTGCATCGGCCTCGACCCAACCGGCAACGACCAATCCGTTGCAGCTCGTTTGCGTGAAGTCGTGGCCCAAACGGCCGAGTACGCTGCTGCCTACAAACCGAATCTGGCCTTTTTTCTTTCCCGCGAAGGCGGTGTAGAATTGTTGCGCCAAACGGTTGCCTCCGTCCCTGATGGCATTCCGGTTATTCTGGATGGTAAATTTGGCGACATTGCCAATACTGCCGAGCACTACGCGCGCTTCGCCTACGACGTAATCGGGGCCGACGGCGTGACGGTGAACCCCTACATGGGCGACGACGCCATTGTGCCTTTTGCCCGGCCCGGTAAAATGGTGTTTGTGCTGGCCAAAACGTCCAACAAGCCTGCGCATTCTCTTCAGGATGTGGCCCTTACGCGCGGCGGCTACCTCAGCGATCTGGCCGCCGGCGTCTGCCGCAAACTGGACGAAGAGCACCACAACATCGGGTTGGTAGTGGGAGCAACCCACGCCGATGCCATGGCCCGGATGCGCGAAATCAGCCCAGAGCAGTGGTTTCTGGTGCCCGGCATCGGCGCCCAAGGCGGCGATTTGCAGGCCACGTTGCGCGCCGGGCTGCGCGCCGATGGGGCCGGACTCCTTATTAATGCATCGCGCAGCATCTGGCAAGCCGCCGATGCCGGAGCAGCTGCCCGGGATCTGTTTCAGCAAATTAATGAACAGCGCTCCGTGCTTGCGTAA
- the pyrE gene encoding orotate phosphoribosyltransferase → MSSTKERLESQLQQEDALLRGHFRLSSGLHSDTYVQCARFLRRPDLAEPALAELATQIQAAGLQPDVVVGPAMGGVVVSYELARQLKVPAIFTERDDTGAMTLRRGFSIRPGERIIIAEDVVTTGKSTKEVAKVLEALGGKILAVASLIDRTNGEAELSFPTFALLPVTAATYAPDDCPLCRAGIPVVKPGSRPEKAFS, encoded by the coding sequence ATGAGTTCAACTAAAGAGAGGTTAGAAAGCCAGTTGCAGCAGGAAGATGCGTTGCTACGTGGTCATTTCCGGCTGTCGTCGGGCTTGCACTCCGACACGTACGTGCAATGCGCCCGCTTTCTGCGCCGCCCCGATCTGGCCGAACCGGCTTTAGCGGAACTTGCCACGCAGATTCAAGCGGCTGGCTTACAGCCCGATGTGGTAGTTGGCCCCGCGATGGGCGGCGTGGTGGTGAGCTACGAGTTGGCCCGCCAGCTGAAAGTACCGGCCATTTTCACCGAGCGCGACGACACCGGCGCGATGACTTTGCGGCGCGGCTTCAGCATCCGGCCCGGCGAACGCATTATCATCGCCGAAGACGTGGTGACCACCGGCAAGAGCACCAAAGAGGTAGCCAAAGTGTTGGAAGCGCTGGGTGGTAAAATTTTGGCCGTTGCCAGTTTAATTGACCGAACAAATGGGGAAGCTGAATTATCTTTCCCGACCTTTGCCCTGCTGCCCGTAACGGCAGCCACCTACGCACCCGATGATTGCCCGCTGTGCCGGGCAGGTATTCCGGTGGTGAAGCCCGGCAGTCGGCCGGAGAAAGCGTTTTCTTAA
- a CDS encoding phosphoribosylformylglycinamidine synthase subunit PurL gives MESTQRTIQLLLKPGQHDGEGQRVAEAAQRHLGLHTGRVQSTALYTVNYPVSDEQLHRFATSCLQDPVLHDVALDEIRHDPQFRSYILVAKLPGVTDDEGTSAQNALGDFLNQPLDTRTQHIFSKRLYLLEEALPEASLRRLAEELLGNKLINRFELGPLTNLRDFTPRPGGGAEIITDQVPLTGLSDEQLVQLSKDNLYALNLEEMRAIRDYYTKPETQHQRRVAGLPAEPTDCELEILGQTWSEHCKHKEFSAIINFRDADTGEERQVDSLFKTYIKDATAEVDRQLRANGNDWLIKVFSDNAGAVRINPESLFVWKVETHNSPSAIDPYGGAITGILGNNRDPLATGIGGAQLLFNTNVLCFGNPDYNGPLLTNQLHPRRIFEGVRKGIEDGGNKSGVPTVNGAIIFDDRYRGKPLVYCGTGAVMPMQLAGEDSWEKKIDAGDRIIMAGGRVGKDGIHGATFSSIELDESSPATAVQIGSPITQKLAMDFLIIATRRGLIKCSTDNGAGGLSSSVGELAGISGGAVVDLEKVPLKYSGLRPWEIFLSESQERFTLVVEPDKLDQLLALGEEMEVELTDIGHFTDEGFLDVRFAGGPVAQLSLDFLHDGVPRKIMEAEWQKPVSQEPQLPANLDYNDVLRQLLGSLNICSRESVIRQYDHEVKGRTIIKPLMGATGQAPQDAAVVRFNFESWEGVAVSNGILPRFGDLDAYHMSAGAFDEAVRQIISVGGKLPNLTPGDNIFWSVNDNFCVPDSLYDPVANPDGKLKLAKLVRMCEALRDATAAYCIPLTSGKDSMKNDFKADGVKISVPPTVLYSMTAKIEDVRRTITSDFKAEGDVVYQLGTTYDELGGSEFYQLYNELGANVPQVRFAEAKELYTLMGQANDQQLIQSCHDLSDGGLAVALAEATFGNGLGAYVQVSEQQSVEVQLFSESHSRFVATVAPEDVVAFEKLLGKKATRLGVVSGDGELTVLHGQRVVIKANTAELREVWTNGPVNQTIGFGQQVAAE, from the coding sequence TTGGAATCTACCCAAAGAACCATTCAGCTCCTGCTCAAGCCCGGCCAACACGATGGCGAGGGCCAACGTGTAGCCGAAGCTGCCCAACGCCACCTCGGCCTGCATACGGGCCGGGTGCAAAGCACGGCACTCTACACCGTGAACTACCCGGTGTCAGACGAACAACTGCACCGCTTCGCTACTAGCTGCCTGCAAGATCCTGTGTTACACGATGTTGCACTGGACGAAATTCGGCACGATCCGCAATTCAGGAGTTATATCTTGGTCGCCAAGCTGCCCGGCGTAACCGACGACGAGGGCACCTCCGCCCAAAATGCGCTCGGCGACTTCCTCAACCAGCCCCTCGACACGCGCACCCAGCACATCTTTAGTAAGAGGCTGTACCTGCTCGAAGAAGCCCTTCCGGAAGCTAGTTTGCGCCGCCTCGCCGAAGAACTGCTCGGCAACAAACTCATCAACCGCTTCGAACTCGGCCCCCTCACCAACCTCCGCGACTTCACGCCGCGGCCCGGTGGCGGGGCCGAAATCATTACGGACCAAGTGCCCCTCACCGGCCTCTCCGACGAGCAGCTCGTGCAGTTGTCGAAAGACAACCTCTACGCTCTGAACTTGGAGGAGATGCGGGCGATTCGGGACTACTATACCAAGCCCGAAACCCAGCATCAACGTCGCGTCGCGGGCCTGCCCGCCGAGCCTACCGATTGCGAGCTGGAGATTCTGGGCCAGACGTGGTCGGAGCACTGCAAGCACAAGGAGTTCAGCGCCATCATCAACTTCCGCGACGCCGACACCGGCGAGGAGCGCCAGGTTGATTCGCTGTTCAAGACCTATATAAAGGATGCGACTGCCGAAGTCGATCGGCAGCTGCGCGCCAACGGCAACGACTGGCTGATCAAGGTGTTTTCGGACAACGCCGGCGCCGTGCGCATCAACCCGGAGTCGCTGTTTGTGTGGAAGGTCGAAACACACAATTCGCCTTCCGCCATCGACCCGTACGGCGGAGCAATTACCGGCATTCTGGGCAACAACCGCGACCCCTTGGCGACTGGTATTGGTGGGGCGCAGTTGTTGTTCAATACCAATGTGTTATGCTTTGGTAATCCGGATTACAATGGTCCATTGCTGACCAACCAGCTGCACCCGCGCCGCATCTTTGAAGGCGTGCGCAAGGGCATCGAGGATGGCGGCAACAAGTCGGGCGTGCCGACGGTGAATGGGGCAATCATTTTCGACGATCGCTACCGCGGCAAGCCGCTCGTGTACTGCGGCACCGGCGCCGTAATGCCGATGCAGCTCGCGGGCGAAGATTCGTGGGAGAAGAAAATAGACGCCGGCGACCGCATCATCATGGCCGGTGGCCGGGTGGGCAAAGACGGCATCCACGGCGCCACGTTCAGCAGCATCGAGCTCGACGAATCGTCGCCGGCTACGGCCGTGCAGATTGGTTCGCCAATCACGCAGAAGTTGGCGATGGATTTTCTGATCATCGCCACGCGCCGCGGCCTCATCAAGTGCAGCACCGACAACGGCGCGGGCGGCCTGTCGTCGTCCGTAGGCGAGCTGGCCGGCATCAGCGGCGGCGCGGTGGTCGATCTGGAGAAGGTGCCGCTGAAGTATAGCGGTCTGCGGCCGTGGGAGATTTTCCTGAGCGAGTCGCAGGAGCGCTTCACCTTGGTAGTAGAGCCTGATAAACTCGATCAGCTGCTGGCGTTGGGCGAAGAAATGGAAGTTGAACTAACCGACATCGGCCATTTCACCGACGAGGGTTTCCTCGACGTGCGCTTTGCCGGTGGGCCCGTTGCGCAGCTTTCGCTCGACTTCCTTCACGACGGGGTGCCTCGCAAAATCATGGAGGCCGAGTGGCAGAAGCCCGTTTCGCAGGAGCCACAACTGCCTGCTAATCTGGATTATAACGACGTGCTGCGGCAGCTGCTCGGCAGCCTGAACATTTGCTCGCGCGAGTCGGTGATCCGGCAGTACGACCACGAAGTGAAAGGCCGCACCATCATCAAGCCGTTGATGGGTGCCACGGGCCAGGCTCCGCAGGACGCGGCCGTAGTTCGCTTCAACTTCGAGTCGTGGGAAGGCGTGGCCGTGAGCAACGGCATCCTGCCCCGCTTCGGCGATCTGGACGCGTACCATATGTCGGCGGGCGCCTTTGACGAAGCCGTGCGGCAGATCATTTCGGTGGGTGGCAAGCTGCCCAACCTCACGCCCGGCGACAACATTTTCTGGTCGGTCAACGACAACTTCTGCGTGCCGGATTCGCTCTACGATCCCGTAGCGAACCCCGACGGTAAGCTCAAGCTGGCCAAGCTGGTACGCATGTGCGAAGCCCTCCGCGACGCCACAGCTGCCTATTGCATTCCGCTCACCAGCGGCAAGGATTCGATGAAGAACGACTTCAAAGCCGACGGCGTGAAAATCTCCGTTCCGCCCACCGTTCTGTATTCGATGACCGCCAAAATCGAGGACGTGCGCCGCACCATCACCAGCGACTTCAAAGCCGAAGGCGACGTGGTGTACCAGCTGGGCACAACCTACGACGAGCTGGGCGGCTCGGAGTTCTACCAGCTTTATAATGAGCTGGGTGCCAACGTGCCGCAGGTTCGTTTTGCCGAAGCTAAGGAGCTCTACACGCTCATGGGCCAGGCCAACGACCAGCAGCTTATCCAATCCTGCCACGACTTGTCGGATGGCGGCCTGGCCGTAGCACTGGCTGAGGCGACGTTTGGCAACGGTCTGGGGGCTTATGTGCAAGTATCTGAACAACAATCAGTTGAAGTTCAACTATTTTCTGAATCCCACTCCCGATTTGTGGCCACGGTAGCGCCGGAAGACGTAGTAGCTTTTGAGAAGCTGCTCGGCAAAAAAGCCACTCGCCTAGGCGTCGTATCCGGCGATGGTGAGCTGACGGTGCTGCACGGTCAGCGCGTCGTGATCAAGGCCAACACCGCCGAGCTGCGCGAAGTGTGGACGAACGGGCCTGTGAATCAAACGATTGGCTTCGGTCAGCAAGTCGCAGCGGAGTAG
- a CDS encoding phosphoribosylformylglycinamidine synthase subunit PurQ, which produces MNQSAAPAASNKVQALILTGFGINCEEEMAAAYRLAGADATIVHLNQVLHGHVSIHDYDVLNFPGGFSFGDDLGSGVVLANKLRYRQNPNGRTLLDDLREFIANGKFVLGICNGFQVLVKLGLLPNLGGDFNPEVTLTHNASSRYEDRWVRLKVNSATRTPFLKGIDSLEVPVRHGEGRLVIPDAATRKRILAEGLNCLTYCDADGCEVTQYPHNPNGADLNCAGLTDTAGQVFGLMPHPEAYLTLYNHPDWARRKRANPGIPEEGDGLRMFQNIVEHIEQQRHAAVLLETNQYSS; this is translated from the coding sequence ATGAATCAATCAGCCGCTCCGGCCGCCTCCAATAAGGTACAGGCCCTCATCCTGACGGGCTTCGGCATCAACTGCGAAGAGGAAATGGCCGCCGCCTACCGCCTCGCCGGTGCCGATGCGACCATCGTGCACCTCAACCAGGTGCTGCACGGCCACGTCAGCATCCACGACTACGACGTGCTCAATTTTCCCGGCGGCTTCTCCTTCGGTGATGATTTGGGCTCGGGCGTGGTGCTGGCCAACAAGCTGCGCTACCGCCAAAACCCCAACGGCCGCACCCTGCTCGACGACCTGCGCGAGTTCATCGCCAACGGCAAATTCGTGCTGGGCATCTGCAACGGCTTTCAGGTATTGGTGAAGCTCGGCTTGCTGCCCAACCTGGGTGGCGACTTCAACCCCGAAGTCACGCTCACGCACAACGCCTCCAGCCGTTACGAAGACCGCTGGGTACGCCTGAAAGTCAACTCAGCTACGCGCACGCCTTTTTTGAAAGGCATTGATAGTCTGGAAGTTCCAGTGCGCCACGGCGAAGGCCGTTTGGTAATTCCGGATGCTGCGACCCGCAAGCGCATTCTGGCCGAAGGTCTGAACTGCCTGACCTACTGCGACGCCGACGGCTGCGAAGTCACCCAATACCCGCACAACCCCAACGGCGCCGACCTCAACTGCGCCGGCCTCACCGACACGGCCGGCCAAGTGTTCGGCCTGATGCCCCACCCCGAGGCGTATCTGACGCTCTACAATCACCCGGACTGGGCGCGCCGCAAACGTGCCAACCCCGGCATTCCGGAGGAAGGAGACGGCCTGCGCATGTTTCAGAACATTGTGGAACACATTGAGCAGCAACGTCATGCGGCTGTGTTGCTAGAAACCAATCAGTATTCATCCTGA
- a CDS encoding phosphoribosylaminoimidazolesuccinocarboxamide synthase, with amino-acid sequence MNTLNHFATPQLELLHRGKVRDSYRAPSGERLIVVTDRLSAFDSVLETPVAHKGAVLNGLAAFWFDKTQHIIPNHVISLLDPNVTLAKEAEPIRVEMVVRNYITGSMLRGYQKGQRTFSGVTVPDGLTKHQQFPEPIVTPTTKEESDREITPENLVSEGWVSAELYEKMRVKALELFNFASAWMAERGIILVDTKYEFGLLNGELILIDEIHTPDSSRFWSAEDYARNPETAEQMDKEYVRQWLIANKIDGQYPRSLTPEVSAEASRRYLDIFERITGAPLPIGTEMTTGGDVRTRLVGNLVRAGVMKDAWVSIVMDSPADREHCQKIRQNFEGYNLFTQLRVTSAHKNGEEIAGMAEVWNDSVEPGVIIAVAGLSNGLGGALAANVNVPVISCPPWKDFAELAANLNSSVIMPSATPNLTVVRPDNAAQAAVRVLNLPRLREQLSKEIAATKAKLRAADAELRVL; translated from the coding sequence ATGAACACCCTCAACCACTTCGCTACCCCGCAACTCGAGCTCCTGCACCGCGGCAAAGTCCGTGACTCGTACCGCGCCCCATCCGGCGAGCGCCTCATCGTGGTAACCGATCGGTTGTCGGCCTTCGACTCGGTGCTGGAAACGCCCGTGGCCCACAAAGGCGCGGTGCTGAACGGGCTGGCCGCTTTCTGGTTCGACAAAACCCAGCACATCATCCCGAACCACGTGATTTCGCTGCTCGACCCGAACGTGACGCTGGCCAAGGAGGCCGAGCCGATTCGGGTGGAAATGGTCGTGCGCAATTATATCACCGGCTCCATGCTGCGCGGTTACCAGAAAGGCCAGCGCACGTTCTCGGGCGTGACCGTGCCCGATGGCCTGACCAAGCACCAGCAGTTTCCCGAGCCCATCGTGACGCCGACGACGAAAGAAGAGTCGGACCGCGAAATCACGCCGGAGAACCTGGTGTCGGAAGGCTGGGTGTCGGCCGAGCTGTACGAGAAGATGCGGGTGAAGGCGCTGGAGCTGTTCAACTTCGCTTCGGCGTGGATGGCCGAGCGCGGCATTATCCTGGTTGATACCAAATATGAGTTTGGCTTGCTGAACGGGGAGCTAATCCTGATTGACGAAATCCATACGCCGGATTCGTCGCGGTTCTGGAGCGCGGAAGACTACGCCCGCAACCCCGAAACGGCCGAGCAGATGGACAAGGAATACGTGCGTCAGTGGCTGATTGCCAACAAGATAGACGGTCAGTATCCGCGCTCGCTTACGCCCGAAGTTTCGGCCGAAGCCAGCCGCCGCTACCTCGATATCTTCGAGCGCATCACCGGCGCCCCGCTGCCTATCGGCACCGAAATGACCACCGGCGGCGACGTCCGGACGCGCCTCGTGGGTAACCTCGTGCGAGCTGGCGTTATGAAGGATGCCTGGGTGAGCATCGTGATGGATTCGCCGGCTGACCGGGAGCACTGCCAGAAAATCCGCCAGAACTTTGAGGGCTACAACCTCTTCACCCAGCTACGCGTGACCTCGGCCCACAAAAACGGCGAGGAAATCGCGGGCATGGCCGAGGTGTGGAACGACTCGGTAGAGCCCGGCGTAATCATCGCCGTGGCCGGCCTGTCGAATGGCCTGGGTGGCGCGTTGGCCGCCAACGTGAACGTGCCTGTCATTAGCTGCCCACCTTGGAAAGACTTTGCCGAACTGGCCGCCAACCTGAATTCCTCGGTAATTATGCCCAGCGCCACGCCCAACCTCACCGTCGTGCGCCCTGATAACGCGGCTCAAGCGGCAGTGCGCGTCCTGAATCTGCCTCGCTTGCGTGAGCAGTTGTCCAAAGAAATTGCCGCTACCAAAGCCAAGCTGCGCGCCGCTGACGCCGAGCTGCGCGTGCTGTAA
- a CDS encoding nuclear transport factor 2 family protein: protein METPDLKQVVEAYVEAYNRFDVDGMVAHLHDDVVFRNISNGEVNLTTTGKERFRQQAEQATQYFSQREQRVADWKMADNQVEMSIDYTAVVAIDLPNGLKPGDTLHLLGTSIFRFEDGRIILIEDIS, encoded by the coding sequence GTGGAAACCCCTGACCTAAAACAAGTTGTGGAAGCCTACGTCGAAGCGTACAACCGCTTCGACGTAGACGGGATGGTAGCCCATCTCCATGATGATGTGGTGTTCCGGAACATTTCCAATGGGGAAGTAAACCTAACCACCACTGGCAAAGAGCGCTTTCGGCAGCAGGCCGAGCAGGCCACGCAGTATTTCTCCCAGCGCGAGCAGCGCGTTGCTGATTGGAAAATGGCTGATAATCAGGTAGAAATGTCGATTGACTACACCGCAGTCGTAGCCATTGACTTGCCGAATGGCTTGAAACCCGGTGATACGTTGCACCTGCTGGGTACTTCCATTTTTCGATTTGAAGACGGAAGAATTATTTTAATCGAAGACATCAGTTGA
- the purD gene encoding phosphoribosylamine--glycine ligase produces the protein MTTNKIVVLLGSGAREHALSWKLTRDGATVHVLPGNGGIPNSHPEINPLDFPAVQRFCDEVGSKLIVVGPEAPLAAGVSDYFAATDIKVFGPSRAAAVLESSKVWSKSFMRRHGVATAKSWQYRSDKFADARAKAQDLDGQVVVKYDGLAAGKGVYVCSSVQEAEAALDDLQAQYTGWFSFLLEEKLSGPEISIIGVTDGYRIRLLAPSQDHKQLLAGDQGPNTGGMGAYCPVPFADDNVLAAIRRDIIDPTLQGIQVEQFDFKGFLYFGIMLSPQGPKLLEYNVRLGDPEAEVLLPALDSSLLELIESTLNGSLARVGVRHRPGFYVGVVLASGGYPAANFPTGFPIHGLDQVHPSTLVFHGATRRQDDGQMVTNGGRVLVLVAHGRELEDAVAQAYKECEKVTFQDAYFRTDIGQRPAPVLAGIR, from the coding sequence TTGACCACCAATAAAATAGTAGTTCTTCTTGGCTCCGGCGCCCGCGAACACGCCCTGTCGTGGAAACTGACCCGCGACGGCGCCACTGTGCACGTACTGCCCGGCAACGGCGGCATCCCCAACAGCCATCCGGAAATCAATCCGCTGGACTTTCCGGCGGTGCAGCGCTTCTGTGACGAAGTGGGCTCCAAGCTCATCGTGGTCGGGCCGGAGGCGCCACTGGCGGCGGGCGTTTCAGATTACTTCGCCGCTACCGACATCAAGGTATTCGGGCCTTCGCGAGCGGCGGCGGTGCTCGAAAGCTCCAAAGTATGGTCGAAGAGCTTCATGCGGCGGCACGGGGTAGCCACGGCCAAATCGTGGCAATACCGCAGCGACAAATTCGCGGACGCTCGTGCTAAAGCACAAGATCTTGATGGTCAAGTCGTTGTGAAGTACGATGGATTGGCGGCCGGCAAAGGCGTGTATGTCTGCTCGTCGGTGCAGGAAGCCGAAGCGGCGCTCGACGACTTGCAGGCGCAGTACACCGGCTGGTTTTCGTTTTTGCTCGAAGAAAAGCTCTCCGGCCCCGAAATCAGCATCATCGGCGTGACCGATGGGTACCGCATTCGCTTGCTGGCGCCTTCGCAGGACCACAAGCAACTGCTGGCCGGCGACCAAGGCCCCAACACCGGCGGCATGGGCGCGTACTGCCCCGTGCCCTTCGCCGACGACAACGTACTGGCTGCCATCCGCCGCGATATCATCGACCCTACGCTACAAGGCATTCAGGTCGAACAGTTTGATTTTAAGGGCTTTCTGTACTTCGGCATCATGCTCTCGCCCCAGGGACCCAAGCTGCTCGAATACAACGTGCGCCTCGGCGACCCCGAAGCCGAAGTACTGCTGCCGGCCCTGGACAGCAGCCTGCTGGAGCTGATCGAATCGACGCTCAATGGTTCGCTGGCCCGGGTGGGAGTGCGCCACCGCCCCGGATTTTATGTGGGCGTGGTGTTGGCGTCGGGTGGCTATCCGGCCGCCAATTTTCCAACGGGTTTTCCCATCCACGGCCTCGACCAAGTTCATCCAAGCACGCTGGTTTTCCACGGGGCGACGCGCCGCCAAGACGACGGCCAGATGGTAACCAACGGCGGCCGCGTGCTGGTGCTGGTTGCCCACGGAAGGGAGTTGGAAGATGCTGTCGCTCAGGCGTATAAAGAGTGTGAAAAGGTCACGTTTCAGGATGCGTATTTCCGAACCGATATCGGCCAGCGGCCGGCTCCCGTCCTTGCAGGCATTCGCTAA
- the purN gene encoding phosphoribosylglycinamide formyltransferase: MRISEPISASGRLPSLQAFANPSPAGRKQRLAILLSGRGSNMVALVHAVQKGKLRELAEVALVFSNIPEAPGLATAAALGCQTASLPSKGRKRAEYDAEVVKLLNSYRVDYVVLAGFMRILSPTLIRAYAGRILNIHPADTHQHQGLHAYEWAFDNHLPETKITVHLVDEGLDTGPILAQRPVDLRGATTLAEVERRGLAVEHELYADTLACLLAGQLHPTPNP, encoded by the coding sequence ATGCGTATTTCCGAACCGATATCGGCCAGCGGCCGGCTCCCGTCCTTGCAGGCATTCGCTAATCCGTCGCCGGCTGGTCGTAAGCAGCGACTGGCCATCTTGTTGTCGGGGCGCGGCTCCAACATGGTGGCGCTGGTGCATGCGGTGCAAAAAGGCAAGCTGCGCGAACTAGCGGAGGTCGCGCTGGTGTTCAGCAATATTCCGGAGGCACCGGGGCTGGCAACAGCCGCGGCGCTGGGGTGCCAAACCGCAAGCTTACCTTCGAAAGGCCGCAAGCGAGCGGAGTATGATGCAGAAGTGGTTAAACTATTGAATTCGTATCGGGTTGATTATGTAGTGCTTGCGGGATTTATGCGAATCCTCTCGCCCACCCTGATTCGTGCTTATGCCGGTCGCATTCTCAACATTCACCCCGCCGATACGCACCAGCACCAAGGCTTGCACGCCTACGAATGGGCTTTCGACAACCACCTGCCGGAAACCAAAATCACCGTTCACCTCGTCGATGAAGGCCTCGACACCGGGCCCATCTTGGCACAGCGTCCCGTCGATTTGCGCGGCGCAACCACCCTGGCAGAAGTAGAGCGCCGCGGCTTGGCCGTGGAGCACGAACTGTATGCCGATACCCTGGCCTGCTTGCTGGCAGGCCAGCTTCACCCCACCCCGAATCCTTAA